The Streptomyces sp. NBC_01689 genome includes a window with the following:
- a CDS encoding isocitrate lyase/PEP mutase family protein, which yields MDFRTTVARAQRLKQLHVEYKPIVLPTVWDVWSARTAADAGFPALTIGSHPLADSRGAADHEGQTFEEVLAAVRPIIAAVDVPVSVDLEAGYGREPAHLIAGLTEVGGVGLNIEDTVHSDGGRVRSTQEHAAYIAGLRAAADDAGIPVWVNGRTDLFLHAEDPSAVLDETVERLRAMEQAGADSVYPVRIQDDDDLLTAVTGAVTVPVNSTAHPAKHDLDRFRRLGVGRITYGPLLQLAMTDAMKGVLAPWAPQ from the coding sequence ATGGACTTTCGGACCACCGTTGCGCGCGCCCAACGCCTCAAGCAACTGCACGTCGAGTACAAGCCGATCGTGCTGCCGACCGTCTGGGACGTGTGGTCAGCGCGGACGGCAGCCGACGCCGGGTTCCCCGCGCTGACCATCGGCAGTCATCCACTCGCCGACTCCCGCGGGGCCGCGGACCACGAAGGGCAGACCTTCGAGGAGGTGCTCGCCGCCGTCAGGCCGATCATCGCGGCGGTCGACGTCCCCGTCTCCGTAGATCTGGAAGCCGGGTACGGCCGGGAGCCCGCGCATCTCATCGCCGGTCTGACCGAGGTCGGCGGCGTCGGTCTCAACATCGAGGACACCGTCCACTCGGATGGTGGGCGCGTCCGCAGCACGCAGGAGCACGCGGCCTACATCGCGGGCCTGCGCGCGGCCGCCGACGACGCGGGGATCCCGGTCTGGGTCAACGGCCGCACCGACCTCTTCCTGCACGCGGAGGATCCCTCCGCCGTTCTCGACGAAACGGTGGAACGCCTGCGGGCCATGGAGCAGGCCGGAGCCGACAGCGTCTACCCGGTGCGTATCCAGGACGACGACGACCTGCTCACCGCAGTGACCGGCGCTGTCACCGTTCCCGTGAACTCGACGGCCCATCCCGCCAAGCACGACCTGGACCGCTTCCGTCGCCTCGGCGTCGGCCGGATCACCTACGGCCCACTGCTGCAACTGGCGATGACGGACGCGATGAAGGGCGTCCTCGCACCGTGGGCGCCCCAGTGA
- a CDS encoding NADP-dependent oxidoreductase, producing MKAIQFHEAGGPEVLRYDEVPVPRIGPGEVLVRVHAVGVNPPDWYLREGMKVMPAEMRPALEYPLIPGTDMSGVVAAVAPDVLGFAVGDVVFGMLRFPGFDGRTYAEYVAAPASDLAHKPAAVGHVQAAGAPMAALTAWQYLVDLGHDVPSPFTGQVHQPVPLTPGMTVLVNGAAGGVGHFAVQLAKWKGAHVVAVASGRHEQFLRRLGADEFVDYTRTQVADVVSGVDLLIDTVGGPDSPRLLTVLKRGGTMLPVFFAQYDAEETARRGITVSNIQVRSNGPQLAEIGRLLDDGTLQVGVDSTYPLHEAADAHTRAAQGHIQGKIVLTVPS from the coding sequence ATGAAGGCGATCCAGTTCCACGAAGCGGGTGGGCCGGAGGTTCTGCGGTATGACGAGGTGCCGGTTCCAAGGATCGGTCCGGGTGAGGTGCTCGTCCGGGTGCACGCGGTGGGCGTCAACCCGCCGGACTGGTATCTGCGTGAGGGGATGAAGGTCATGCCTGCCGAGATGAGGCCGGCACTGGAGTATCCCCTGATCCCGGGAACGGACATGTCGGGCGTGGTCGCGGCGGTCGCTCCGGACGTGCTGGGGTTCGCCGTCGGGGACGTGGTCTTCGGCATGCTGCGGTTCCCCGGATTCGACGGACGGACGTACGCCGAGTACGTGGCGGCACCGGCTTCGGACCTGGCCCACAAGCCGGCCGCTGTCGGACACGTGCAGGCGGCCGGTGCGCCGATGGCCGCGCTCACGGCCTGGCAGTACCTGGTTGATCTCGGCCATGACGTGCCGTCTCCCTTCACCGGCCAGGTGCACCAGCCGGTGCCGCTCACGCCGGGCATGACCGTGCTGGTCAACGGGGCCGCCGGGGGAGTGGGTCACTTCGCGGTGCAATTGGCGAAGTGGAAGGGCGCACACGTCGTCGCGGTGGCCTCGGGCCGGCACGAGCAGTTCCTGCGCAGACTCGGCGCCGACGAGTTCGTCGACTACACCAGGACCCAGGTCGCGGACGTGGTCAGTGGTGTCGACCTGCTGATCGACACCGTCGGTGGCCCGGACAGCCCACGACTCCTGACCGTGCTCAAGCGCGGTGGCACCATGCTTCCGGTGTTCTTCGCACAGTACGACGCGGAAGAGACGGCGAGGCGGGGCATCACGGTCTCGAACATTCAGGTGCGCTCCAACGGTCCCCAACTCGCCGAGATCGGGCGCTTGCTCGACGACGGGACGCTCCAGGTCGGGGTGGACAGCACCTACCCGCTGCACGAGGCGGCCGACGCACACACGCGGGCCGCGCAGGGTCACATCCAAGGCAAGATCGTACTGACGGTGCCCTCGTGA
- a CDS encoding class I SAM-dependent methyltransferase, translating into MRTQAARTLTMIREVCALGRVELDRPHTTEGDTAAARALVHGLRAIDPAGEPSDIALSLELLAPRAPYFDRLVLDAIAVGTRQVVNLGAGYDDRALRFRHSGVRFFDLDLPDVIADKSRRLQALDTDISHVTLAAADFATDHVGDVLARAGHDADRPTLFIAEHLVLFLQPRDVERLLAGVSIRSAPGSVLALTTEVHPVGLDSALVTATVDEVMFDGASPLHSIRARDTWLALLKQHNWQVENASVATAVNHFELPDDEPVQIQTHFLTATAT; encoded by the coding sequence ATGAGGACGCAAGCAGCACGGACCCTGACCATGATCCGCGAGGTGTGCGCCCTCGGACGCGTCGAGTTGGACCGCCCGCACACCACGGAAGGGGACACCGCCGCCGCTCGTGCGCTCGTCCACGGCTTACGGGCCATCGACCCCGCCGGCGAGCCCAGCGACATCGCTCTGTCCCTGGAGCTGCTGGCGCCGCGCGCACCGTACTTCGACCGACTGGTTTTGGACGCCATCGCCGTCGGCACCCGACAGGTCGTCAACCTCGGCGCCGGTTACGACGATCGTGCTCTGCGGTTCCGGCATTCCGGTGTGCGGTTCTTCGATCTGGATCTGCCGGACGTCATCGCCGACAAGTCCCGTCGCCTCCAAGCCCTGGACACCGACATCAGCCACGTCACCCTGGCCGCGGCGGACTTCGCCACCGACCACGTCGGCGACGTCTTGGCCCGCGCCGGGCACGACGCCGACCGGCCGACTCTCTTCATCGCCGAGCACCTCGTCCTGTTCCTTCAGCCGCGTGACGTGGAACGGCTCCTGGCCGGCGTCTCCATCCGCAGCGCGCCGGGCAGCGTCCTGGCACTCACCACCGAGGTACACCCTGTGGGCCTCGATTCCGCGCTCGTCACCGCGACGGTGGACGAGGTGATGTTCGACGGTGCGAGCCCCCTGCACAGCATCAGGGCCCGCGACACCTGGCTGGCCCTGCTCAAGCAGCACAACTGGCAGGTCGAGAACGCCTCCGTGGCGACGGCCGTCAACCACTTCGAACTGCCGGACGACGAACCGGTCCAGATCCAGACCCACTTCCTCACCGCGACGGCCACGTGA
- a CDS encoding sensor histidine kinase: protein MSPWHPVHLVRHLWELLHDPKLRDRAPYEIACRNTTASGRATSVVRMLCSLLVAAITWTTLGPTDSPWWPAVTALSFVGSVLAVIHTREDIIGDMAQSRFLPVRLIGVELERGGWKRLNLPAVLETFGPLAMAWMIGAPSGPFTGDSDARLLAASATLLYSGTGTLHWIIESVFYQPNVLQAWSVGFARTARAVVPVLLAGVYAALLSRNSDGTLTALPWLAACFLLLYPATVFYEKALRSAVAEIAPSVMAQRLKDATVVHSSISNPLHYVLMAARHQPAGDAENLIIYLRGELGRCLDELDHEHPTATVGEIVAGVRDSLLPGDRARLMADERQASTVLGPIDASLARSVLADLCCNALKSGDDGRRPRAAVTTTCTEGRLTIQVTDDGPGTRDDWQPGDSLHRLGQLLAQLDGRLDFRPGPGTGTLVIATWAVARTEKAR from the coding sequence ATGAGCCCTTGGCACCCCGTACACCTCGTGCGTCACCTGTGGGAACTCCTGCACGACCCGAAGCTGCGCGACCGCGCTCCGTACGAGATCGCCTGCCGCAACACGACGGCGAGTGGCCGCGCGACCTCGGTCGTCCGCATGCTCTGCTCCCTGCTCGTCGCCGCGATCACCTGGACGACACTCGGCCCGACGGATTCGCCCTGGTGGCCGGCGGTCACCGCCCTGTCCTTCGTCGGCTCGGTCCTGGCCGTCATCCACACGCGTGAGGACATCATCGGGGACATGGCGCAGTCCCGCTTCCTCCCCGTGCGGCTGATCGGCGTCGAACTCGAGCGGGGCGGATGGAAGCGACTGAACCTCCCCGCCGTCCTGGAGACCTTCGGTCCCCTCGCGATGGCCTGGATGATCGGAGCGCCCTCGGGGCCCTTCACCGGCGATTCCGATGCCCGGCTCCTTGCCGCCTCGGCCACCCTGCTCTACAGCGGGACGGGAACCCTGCACTGGATCATCGAATCCGTCTTCTACCAGCCCAACGTCCTGCAGGCATGGTCGGTGGGTTTCGCGCGGACGGCCCGAGCGGTGGTTCCCGTACTCCTCGCCGGGGTGTACGCGGCGCTTCTGTCGCGCAACTCCGACGGAACCCTCACGGCCCTGCCGTGGCTGGCCGCGTGCTTCCTGCTGCTGTACCCGGCCACGGTCTTCTACGAAAAGGCGCTCAGGAGCGCCGTCGCGGAGATCGCACCATCGGTGATGGCGCAGCGGCTGAAGGACGCCACCGTCGTCCACTCCAGCATCAGCAACCCCCTGCACTACGTACTGATGGCCGCTCGTCATCAGCCGGCCGGCGATGCCGAGAACCTCATCATCTACCTGCGCGGTGAACTCGGGCGCTGCCTGGACGAACTCGACCACGAGCACCCCACGGCCACGGTCGGGGAGATCGTGGCGGGTGTCCGCGACAGCCTTCTGCCGGGAGACCGCGCCCGGTTGATGGCCGACGAGCGGCAGGCATCGACCGTACTCGGCCCGATCGACGCCTCCTTGGCGCGCAGCGTCCTGGCGGACCTGTGCTGCAACGCGCTCAAGTCCGGCGACGACGGCCGGCGGCCGCGAGCCGCCGTGACCACCACCTGCACAGAGGGAAGGCTGACGATCCAGGTCACCGACGACGGCCCCGGTACGCGGGACGACTGGCAGCCCGGAGACTCGCTCCACCGGCTGGGACAGCTCCTGGCCCAGCTCGACGGCAGGCTCGACTTCCGACCCGGCCCCGGGACGGGAACGCTCGTGATCGCCACCTGGGCCGTGGCGCGGACGGAGAAGGCGCGATGA
- a CDS encoding DUF6348 family protein produces MPWIRRRARRAQPSEERLSDLEFLALVKESLEEYAPGVTRGAEFKGNSLSSPSGWALGVAPPHHGGGRHYDLVALPDVSLQPDVPCFTDCVVAMSGDPRRAADVWVQTAGACMLELLDPRSRFADHLEPDHVRGVPGWHSIVSGAVAFGLDGAENRRLQAALLDANVLHRIADTFTADLESPHFNGVKVFYGGRPGAMQAEIRVNGEHHETASAAMAGLNLPEPKVFTAVRSYALLSPLGP; encoded by the coding sequence ATGCCTTGGATACGACGTCGTGCGCGCAGAGCCCAGCCGTCCGAAGAACGCCTGTCCGACCTCGAGTTCCTCGCCCTGGTCAAGGAGAGTCTGGAGGAGTACGCGCCCGGTGTCACACGGGGCGCCGAATTCAAGGGCAATTCGCTGAGCAGCCCGAGTGGATGGGCGTTGGGCGTGGCGCCACCCCACCACGGGGGTGGGCGCCACTACGACCTCGTCGCCCTGCCCGACGTGAGTCTGCAGCCTGACGTGCCGTGCTTCACGGACTGTGTCGTGGCGATGTCCGGCGACCCCCGCCGGGCGGCCGACGTGTGGGTGCAGACCGCCGGCGCGTGCATGCTCGAACTCCTCGACCCACGCTCACGCTTCGCCGACCATCTGGAGCCCGATCACGTGCGCGGTGTTCCCGGTTGGCACTCGATCGTCTCCGGCGCGGTCGCCTTCGGGCTCGACGGCGCCGAGAACCGGCGGTTGCAGGCCGCCCTGCTCGACGCCAACGTGCTGCACCGCATCGCGGACACCTTCACCGCGGACCTGGAATCGCCGCACTTCAACGGCGTCAAGGTCTTTTACGGCGGCCGTCCCGGCGCGATGCAGGCCGAGATCCGGGTCAACGGGGAGCATCACGAGACCGCCTCGGCCGCCATGGCAGGGCTGAACCTCCCCGAACCGAAGGTGTTCACAGCCGTTCGCTCCTACGCGCTGCTCTCACCCCTCGGACCATAG
- a CDS encoding HEAT repeat domain-containing protein, which produces MAAVTSKDSDAVGTLLREGADPRTAGPDGLPLLCTAVTGFDHESAGALTDGGADPDHALPDGTTPLLRAVDLGSPALVEAVLGDDPRTRLTEGGRKRLLDLARHWIDTGEEEELRRRTGASGPARRRLVTENDTDIEEVTLGGLTVRAGHTGILTWLEWNFGIPAAVADLVARAVTHADALHANWAQARFVLGDRQGPQVWNELTALRHHPDPVHRLFLADVVWSRNFLTWFNHRQDVAEDADFLASWARDEPDGMVLARVLDVYFDQEHPDQEAIGLRHADHPDPRVRGEVPCLLRRESPPTKVATDALLALSRDPDPDVRRSVAGAMAVPGLTPEFREALLTLIRDTDAQVRAGAAVSLGNSDDRTAAVADALVALLDEQDQDQLLRLEIVYALARRDDPRTEYAWERVGELPAGFGEMPQQEDHRILAYWNYRSRHRPTEPHRPST; this is translated from the coding sequence GTGGCAGCCGTGACCTCCAAGGACTCCGACGCGGTCGGCACCCTTCTTCGAGAGGGCGCCGATCCGCGGACGGCGGGCCCGGACGGCCTCCCGTTGCTCTGCACCGCCGTGACCGGGTTCGATCACGAGAGCGCCGGGGCACTGACCGACGGCGGCGCCGATCCCGACCACGCGCTGCCGGACGGCACCACCCCGCTCCTGCGGGCCGTCGACCTCGGGTCTCCCGCGCTGGTGGAGGCGGTGCTCGGCGACGACCCACGAACACGGCTGACCGAGGGAGGCCGCAAACGGCTGCTCGACCTCGCCCGGCACTGGATCGACACGGGCGAGGAGGAGGAACTCCGCCGACGGACGGGAGCATCAGGCCCGGCCCGCCGTCGCCTCGTCACGGAAAACGACACGGACATCGAGGAGGTCACCCTCGGGGGGCTCACCGTCCGCGCCGGCCACACCGGCATCCTCACCTGGCTGGAGTGGAACTTCGGCATCCCAGCCGCCGTGGCGGACCTGGTGGCACGAGCCGTCACGCACGCGGACGCGCTGCACGCCAACTGGGCTCAGGCTCGCTTCGTCCTCGGTGACCGCCAGGGACCGCAGGTCTGGAACGAACTGACGGCCCTTCGGCACCACCCCGACCCCGTGCACCGCCTCTTCCTCGCCGACGTCGTGTGGTCCCGGAACTTCCTCACCTGGTTCAACCACCGCCAGGACGTGGCCGAGGACGCCGACTTCCTCGCCTCCTGGGCCCGCGACGAACCGGACGGCATGGTGCTCGCCAGGGTCCTGGACGTCTACTTCGACCAGGAGCACCCCGACCAGGAAGCCATCGGCCTCCGACACGCCGACCACCCCGACCCGCGGGTGCGCGGCGAGGTGCCCTGTCTGCTCCGGCGAGAGTCCCCGCCCACCAAGGTCGCCACCGACGCACTGCTCGCCCTGTCACGGGATCCGGACCCCGACGTCCGACGTTCCGTCGCCGGCGCCATGGCCGTCCCCGGCCTCACCCCGGAGTTCCGCGAGGCGCTGCTCACCCTCATCCGGGACACCGATGCCCAGGTCCGGGCCGGTGCCGCCGTCTCCCTCGGCAACTCCGACGACCGGACGGCCGCCGTCGCGGACGCCCTCGTCGCCCTGCTCGACGAACAGGACCAGGACCAGTTGCTGCGTCTGGAGATCGTCTACGCGCTCGCGCGCCGTGACGATCCCCGCACCGAGTACGCCTGGGAACGCGTGGGCGAACTTCCCGCCGGCTTCGGCGAGATGCCCCAGCAGGAGGACCACCGCATCCTCGCCTACTGGAACTACCGATCGCGCCACCGCCCGACCGAACCCCACAGGCCGTCCACCTGA
- a CDS encoding YcxB family protein, whose protein sequence is MEERAETTVGECVGLEYQVTREDMRQALKARARASGRARRAQRFALIGVAAFVGASTVPLTKGEAPDTQSLVIAGLIVVLMFVLQPWLMARQFHNIASRKGAYSGTVDDFGVTVSNTGGSSRLNWLAAPHYAETPDTFVLLSGDKNVSCLTVLPKRGVREPGSVDGVRTLLDRHIRRL, encoded by the coding sequence ATGGAAGAGCGTGCGGAAACCACGGTGGGGGAATGCGTGGGACTGGAGTACCAGGTGACGCGCGAGGACATGAGACAGGCGCTCAAGGCACGGGCCAGGGCATCGGGCCGGGCCCGGCGGGCGCAGCGGTTCGCCCTGATCGGCGTGGCCGCGTTCGTCGGAGCGTCGACGGTGCCACTGACGAAGGGTGAGGCCCCCGACACGCAGTCGCTGGTGATCGCCGGACTGATCGTCGTGCTGATGTTCGTGCTGCAGCCCTGGCTGATGGCCCGCCAGTTCCACAACATCGCGTCCCGGAAAGGGGCCTACAGCGGCACGGTCGACGACTTCGGCGTCACTGTCAGCAACACGGGTGGCTCCAGCCGCCTGAACTGGCTTGCCGCCCCGCATTACGCGGAGACTCCCGACACCTTCGTCCTGCTCAGCGGGGACAAGAACGTCTCGTGCCTGACCGTGCTTCCCAAGCGCGGCGTGCGAGAGCCGGGGAGCGTGGACGGCGTCCGGACTCTGCTGGACCGACACATCCGCAGGCTCTGA
- a CDS encoding alpha/beta hydrolase: MRVVFVHGACVRDGSWWWHRTAGLLRERGVSSVTPALPSCGETGLPGGVGGPGLTEDVAAVRQVLRNSDERTVVVAHSYGGIVTAEAAAGIASVRHLVLISSYLPEIGQSLSEFGDGGPAPFLDIAPEAGTFGVRPELLVETFLQDCDPEVQAQAADHLARQSVRVTGQPIGAAAWQQVPSTYLVCTQDRGTPPRLQREFARRADSVVELDAGHHPFLSRPTAVRDLLLSL, encoded by the coding sequence ATGAGGGTCGTGTTCGTGCATGGGGCGTGCGTGCGGGACGGGTCGTGGTGGTGGCACCGCACAGCCGGATTGCTGCGGGAGCGCGGGGTGTCGAGTGTGACCCCGGCGCTGCCGAGCTGCGGTGAGACGGGCCTGCCCGGCGGCGTCGGCGGCCCTGGGCTGACCGAGGATGTCGCCGCGGTACGGCAGGTGTTGCGGAACAGCGACGAGCGGACCGTCGTGGTCGCCCACAGCTACGGCGGCATCGTCACCGCGGAAGCGGCCGCGGGGATCGCGTCGGTACGTCACCTGGTGCTGATCTCCAGCTACCTGCCCGAGATCGGGCAGAGTCTGTCGGAGTTCGGGGACGGCGGCCCCGCCCCGTTCCTCGACATCGCCCCCGAAGCCGGGACGTTCGGAGTCCGCCCCGAACTGCTCGTGGAGACGTTCCTGCAGGACTGCGACCCCGAGGTCCAGGCGCAGGCGGCGGACCACCTTGCCCGGCAGAGCGTGCGGGTGACCGGGCAACCGATCGGGGCGGCCGCATGGCAGCAGGTGCCCTCGACCTACCTGGTCTGTACGCAGGACCGGGGCACCCCGCCACGGCTGCAGCGCGAGTTCGCCCGACGGGCCGACAGCGTCGTCGAACTCGACGCAGGCCACCACCCGTTCCTGTCCCGACCCACCGCGGTGCGCGACCTCCTGCTGAGCCTGTGA
- a CDS encoding HU family DNA-binding protein, translating into MNRSELVAALAERAQVTRKDADAVLTALAESVGDVVAKGDEKVTIPGFLSFERTHRAARTARNPQTGEPLEIPAGYGVKVSAGSKLKEAAKGK; encoded by the coding sequence ATGAACCGGAGCGAACTGGTGGCCGCGCTGGCGGAGCGCGCCCAGGTGACCCGCAAGGACGCCGACGCCGTACTGACCGCCCTCGCCGAAAGCGTCGGCGATGTCGTCGCCAAGGGCGACGAGAAAGTGACGATCCCGGGCTTCCTCAGCTTCGAGCGCACACACCGGGCCGCGCGCACCGCGCGCAACCCTCAGACCGGCGAGCCGCTGGAGATCCCGGCCGGATACGGCGTCAAGGTGTCCGCCGGCTCCAAGCTCAAGGAAGCCGCCAAGGGCAAGTGA
- a CDS encoding cold-shock protein yields the protein MASGTVKWFNSEKGFGFIEQDGGGPDVFAHYSNISGNGYRELVEGEKVTFDVTQGQKGPQAENIVRG from the coding sequence ATGGCCAGCGGCACCGTGAAGTGGTTCAACTCCGAAAAGGGCTTCGGCTTCATCGAGCAGGACGGCGGCGGACCTGACGTCTTCGCCCACTATTCGAACATCTCCGGCAACGGCTACCGCGAACTGGTCGAGGGCGAGAAGGTCACGTTCGACGTCACCCAGGGCCAGAAGGGTCCCCAGGCCGAGAACATCGTCCGCGGCTGA
- a CDS encoding MarR family winged helix-turn-helix transcriptional regulator → MDRGRSVSTGPLEQLKVINKAQMQAGQDWIRSRGLSPQQAFVLDHLAGHPGAIQRDIAEATRTTAANVSGVLRGLEARHLIERRFEGGDERSKRVFATDAGIQLISGHEEAMIAADESILAPLTTDERIALQALLDKITVGLPHLGKS, encoded by the coding sequence ATGGACAGAGGAAGAAGTGTCTCCACCGGTCCACTCGAACAGCTCAAGGTGATCAACAAGGCTCAGATGCAGGCGGGACAGGACTGGATCCGATCACGAGGGCTCAGCCCGCAACAGGCGTTCGTCCTCGACCACCTCGCCGGCCACCCCGGGGCCATCCAGCGCGACATCGCGGAGGCGACACGAACGACCGCCGCGAACGTCTCCGGGGTCCTGCGCGGCCTCGAAGCCCGACACCTCATCGAGCGTCGCTTCGAAGGTGGAGACGAGCGCAGCAAGCGCGTCTTCGCCACCGACGCCGGGATCCAGCTCATCTCCGGTCACGAAGAGGCGATGATCGCCGCGGACGAGTCGATCCTCGCGCCCCTGACGACAGACGAGCGGATCGCCCTGCAGGCGCTGCTCGACAAGATCACCGTTGGCCTGCCCCACCTCGGAAAGTCCTGA
- a CDS encoding LysR family transcriptional regulator yields the protein MNDLGQDLELRLVRYFTVVAAHQHFGRAAADLHVAQPALSRQIQRLEKYLGVRLLDRVPQGTRLTAAGRQFLPQARALLRAARQAELAVREQAETERITIGYVEDLVITDVVRELRRRHPDAEIATRYLSCRDVGTLSDKGVDALIARAPLPLAADDVDTIPLYEEPRMLVVPRGHPLADRASVTAEELAGEETAPCAFETTDWTSYRILGADVPPVESYEDKLELVASGRAIAVLPVGDRRSSLRPGLVTVPIEGAPPSQVVLVSRRNDPNPMIRSLRPAVEAARPAPAA from the coding sequence GTGAACGATCTCGGGCAGGACCTGGAACTGCGGCTCGTGCGCTACTTCACCGTGGTGGCGGCGCACCAGCACTTCGGCCGGGCCGCCGCCGACCTGCACGTGGCCCAGCCCGCGCTGAGCCGCCAGATCCAGCGGCTCGAGAAGTATCTCGGCGTACGGCTGCTCGACCGTGTGCCCCAGGGCACCCGGCTCACCGCGGCCGGCCGGCAGTTCCTCCCACAGGCCCGGGCCCTGCTGCGGGCGGCCCGCCAGGCCGAGTTGGCCGTTCGTGAACAAGCCGAGACCGAGCGCATCACCATCGGCTACGTCGAGGACCTGGTGATCACTGACGTCGTACGGGAGCTGCGCCGCCGTCATCCGGACGCCGAGATCGCCACCCGGTACCTGAGCTGCCGCGACGTCGGGACACTGTCCGACAAAGGTGTCGACGCCCTGATCGCGCGAGCCCCACTGCCGCTCGCCGCCGACGACGTGGACACCATCCCGCTCTACGAGGAGCCCCGGATGCTCGTGGTCCCGCGCGGCCACCCCCTGGCCGACCGCGCGTCGGTGACCGCCGAAGAACTGGCCGGTGAGGAAACGGCGCCCTGCGCGTTCGAGACCACGGACTGGACTTCCTACCGGATCCTCGGGGCCGATGTACCGCCGGTCGAAAGCTACGAGGACAAGCTCGAACTCGTCGCGAGCGGCAGGGCGATCGCCGTGCTACCGGTCGGCGACCGGCGCAGCTCGTTGCGTCCCGGCCTCGTCACCGTCCCGATCGAGGGTGCTCCCCCGAGCCAGGTCGTCCTGGTCAGCCGGAGGAACGACCCGAATCCGATGATCAGGAGTCTCCGGCCGGCGGTCGAGGCCGCCCGGCCTGCCCCGGCAGCCTGA
- a CDS encoding TetR/AcrR family transcriptional regulator translates to MGRRPQPQIRQRLLEACADYALAHGLPGRLDPLATATGTSARMLIYHFGTRDALLRAVLEYARQRQLDTFGALLRARSDEPYTATLGRAWTSITGADGQPYLRMFSQLRVSAEQQLWPDFRRTATTDWLGPLEDGLRSIGRPDLATLVLAVIRGLLMDLDATGDTARTDQAFRDFLDFLGAVERTSPGFPSTGCSSQEGDGGTTGSDPVPDA, encoded by the coding sequence GTGGGCAGACGACCGCAACCGCAGATCCGACAGAGGCTGCTCGAGGCCTGCGCCGACTACGCCCTGGCGCACGGTCTCCCTGGCAGGCTCGATCCGTTGGCCACCGCCACCGGCACCTCGGCCCGCATGCTGATCTATCACTTCGGCACGCGCGACGCCCTGCTGCGGGCCGTCCTGGAGTACGCGCGGCAACGTCAGCTCGACACCTTCGGCGCCCTCCTGCGGGCACGATCCGACGAGCCCTACACGGCCACACTGGGCCGCGCCTGGACCTCCATCACCGGTGCGGACGGGCAGCCGTACCTGCGGATGTTCAGCCAGTTGCGCGTGAGTGCGGAGCAGCAGTTGTGGCCCGACTTCCGGCGCACGGCGACAACCGACTGGCTCGGGCCGCTCGAGGACGGGCTGCGCAGCATCGGCCGGCCGGATCTCGCGACGCTGGTTCTCGCTGTCATCCGCGGTCTCCTCATGGACCTCGACGCCACCGGCGACACCGCCCGCACCGACCAGGCCTTCCGCGACTTCCTCGACTTCCTCGGCGCGGTCGAGCGTACGTCTCCCGGCTTCCCCTCAACCGGTTGCAGCTCCCAGGAGGGCGACGGCGGTACGACCGGCAGCGACCCGGTGCCGGACGCGTAG
- a CDS encoding DUF4259 domain-containing protein, whose product MTLRKEIGMGTWDIGPFGNGTATDFADAPDDAEPRAREALIRGVLVRTVVATGGLGEAARRCPPPSIALFEVQP is encoded by the coding sequence ATGACCTTACGCAAGGAGATCGGTATGGGCACCTGGGACATCGGCCCCTTCGGCAACGGCACGGCCACGGACTTCGCCGACGCTCCCGACGACGCCGAACCCCGGGCTCGCGAAGCTCTGATCCGAGGCGTCCTCGTCCGGACGGTCGTCGCCACGGGCGGTCTCGGTGAAGCGGCGAGGCGGTGCCCGCCGCCCTCCATCGCTCTCTTCGAGGTCCAGCCATGA